The Streptomyces sp. NBC_00576 genome contains the following window.
CGGCACGCTCTCCGCCCCGGACATAGTGCGCCGACTCCAGCTGCCACGCACCACCGTGCACGAACTGGTGACGACGCTCGCCGCCCGTTCGTACATTGTGCAGGTCCCCGGCCAGCCGGGCCGCTACCGCCTGGGCGTGCGCCCGTACCAGCTCGGCAGCCGCTACGCCGAGCAGCTGGACCTGGCCGCGGAGGGCCTGCAGGTGGCCCGTTCCGTCGCCGAGACGTGTGACGAGACGGTGCACGTCGCGATCCTCGAAGGCACGGACGTCATCTACATCGCCAAGGTGGACTCCACCCACGCGGTACGGATGGTGTCGGCGGCCGGCCGCCGCCTGCCCGCCCACTGCACCTCCGTGGGCAAGATGCTGCTGGCCTCGCTGCCCGACCACGAGCTCTCCGCCCGGGTCCCCGACAACGTCCCCCTGCCCGCGATGACGCCGAACAGCATCACCGACCCGGCTGCCCTGCGCGAGGCCCTCGCGGAGATCCGCCGCCGGGGCGTCGCCGTGGAGAACCGTGAGTCGAACCCGGACGTCAGCTGTGTGGCGGCTCCGGTGCAGGACCGCACGGGACGGGTGGTCGCCGCGCTGTCGATCTCCGTCCCGATGATCCGCTGGAGCGACGACCACCGTTCGGAGCTGGAGCAGCTCGCCGCCAAGGGCGCCGCCGAACTCTCCGAGCGCCTCGGTCACCGGAGTGTGGCATGACGACGTACGAACCCGCCCTCGAAGTGGCGGTCCAGGCGCAGGCGACCCTCGGTGAGGGCCCGACCTGGGACGCGGCGAAGTCCCGGCTGATCTGGATCGACATCCTCGGCTCCCGGGTCAACACCTACGACCCGTCGACCGGCCGTCGCACGGTCATGGCGACGGAACAGCACGTGGGCGCCGCCAAGCCGCGTGCGACCGGCGGCCTGGTCCTGAACCTGCGCGACGGAGTCGCCCTGTACGACGACGAGGGCGCCGACCCCGCCACCGGCTTCCGCTGGCTGCACCACGACCCGACCCCCGGCCGCCGGGCGAACGACGCGGCGGTGGCCCCCGACGGCTCCCTGTGGGCCGGCACGATGCGCTACGACGAGGCGCCGGGCGGCGGCACGCTGTCCCGCCTGACGGGCGACGGCGAGGCCACGACCGTCCTGGACGACGTGGCGGTGAGCAACGGCACGGGCTGGAGCCCGGACGGCCGCCTGATGTACTACATCGACTCCCCGACCCGCCGCGTCGACGTCTTCGACGTGTCGGCCGACGGGCGGAATGTCACCAACCGCCGCCAACTGGCGCTGATCGAGGAGGGCGCGGGCTTCCCAGACGGCCTGACGGTCGACGCGGACGGCTGCGTCTGGGTCGCCCTGTGGGACGGCGGAGCGGTACGCCGCTACACCCCCGCCGGCACCCTGGACCGCACGATCACCCTCCCCACGGTCCGCCCCACGGCCTGCGCCTTCGGCGGCCCGAACCTCACGGACCTGTACATCACCACGGCCCGCGTCGGCCTGTCCGACCCCCACCCGATGTCGGGCTCGCTCCTGGTCGTACCGGAAGCGGGCAAGGGGGTCGCCCAGCCGGCGTTCGCGGGCTGAGCGCGCCACACCCGCTACCGAGCCGAGTCACGGTTACCGGGCCGAATCACTCCGTACCGAACCACGCCTCCGCCACCGCTTCCCAGGTCCCCTCCGCGGGTATGTGCAGTTCGCGCATGTACCAGGGCAGGTTGCTGTACACGTGCAGCAGTGTGTACGCGAGGAGTTGGCGCGGGGCGAAGGTGTGGCCGTACGCGCGGGACAGGCGGGCCAGCAGGTCCGTCTCGCCCCGGGTGACGAACAGGCCGACGCCCACGAAGTCGTACGCGCGGTCGCCGATCATCGCCGGCTCGAAGTCGAAGAGGCCGGTCAGGCGCCAGGTGTCAGGGTCGATCAGGAAGTGCTGCTGCATCACCTCGGTGTGCAGCAGGGAGCGGGCCGGAGTGCGGGGGAGCGGGTTCGCGGCGAGGAAGTCGGGGATCCGCTCCAGCCAGGCCGCCGACAGACCGTGACCGCGCTGCTGCTCCACCGCGCGTTCGCGCCGCCCGTCCAGGAACGCGCCCCAGTTCTCCGGACCGAGGACATCGTCGAGGGACGCGGGGTCGAGGGCGTGCAGGACGGCCAGCGCCTCGCCGATCTCGGTGACGAGGCGCTCCCGGTGGGCGCGCGGGACGTGGCCCCAGACATGGGCGAGGTTCACGCCGGGCAGGCGGGACATCAGGACGTACTGCCAGCCGTTCTCGTACGGGCCGAAGTCCTGGACCTGCGGGGTCGGTACGGGGAGCCGGCCCCGCAGATACGACAGGACCCGGCCCTCGGCCCTGCCGTCCTGGGCGGCGGCCCCGGGGAACAGCTTCAGGACGAGTTCGTCGCCGACCGCGTACACCGGCTGCGAACCGTCCGCGAACCGGGTGAGCGGGGCGCCGCGCAGGCCGAGGCGCGCGCACAGCTCCGCCGCCCCGGCCCGCATCACCGTCTCGTCGGGGACCACCGCGTCCCACTGTTCGTCCGTCTCGACCACAGGAAGCATGATCCGGACCGTACGGCGGCTACCGGCGGACAGGCAACGGCATTTGGCGGCAACGGGTGGCCTGCTCCGCCACTCCTGGTCCGCCACTCCTACTCCGCAGCCTTCCACTCCTCCGGCAGCAACGGCGGCCCGCTCAGCGGCGGCTTCAGCGGGCCGATCGCCGCCGCCAGCAGGACACTTGGCGTCAGCAGTACCTCCGCGCCGCGTTCCAGGGACGTCACGTCCGTCACCCGGCGGGCGATACGGCCGTTGCCCGTGGCCGTGCGCATCAGGCGGCCCACGTAGGCCGCGAGGATGCGGTCCCGCAGGGTGGGGCCCTTCTCGGTGGCGCCGGGATAGAAGATGTCCTGGCTCGTCGCCAGGTCCCAGGCAGCGGCGACCGGGAGGGCCACCGCCTTCTGGATACGGCGGGACAGACCGGGCGTGCCCCAGCCCTGACGCCGGATCACATCCCGCAGCGCGACGGCACTTTGGGCCGCCACCGACATTCCGTGGCCGTAGATCGGGTTGTACGCGGCCAGCGCGTCGCCGATCACCGTGAAGTTCTCCGGCCAGGCGGGCATCCGCTCGTAGTAGTGCCGGCGGTTCGACGTCGTGCGGGTGATGGACACGTCCGTCAGGGGTTCCGCTCCCGCGAGCAGGTCGGCGATCACCGGGTGACGCAGCTCCTCGCGGGCGAACCGCGTGAACTCC
Protein-coding sequences here:
- a CDS encoding IclR family transcriptional regulator codes for the protein MGRLVPAVTRALDILELFLDGDGTLSAPDIVRRLQLPRTTVHELVTTLAARSYIVQVPGQPGRYRLGVRPYQLGSRYAEQLDLAAEGLQVARSVAETCDETVHVAILEGTDVIYIAKVDSTHAVRMVSAAGRRLPAHCTSVGKMLLASLPDHELSARVPDNVPLPAMTPNSITDPAALREALAEIRRRGVAVENRESNPDVSCVAAPVQDRTGRVVAALSISVPMIRWSDDHRSELEQLAAKGAAELSERLGHRSVA
- a CDS encoding SMP-30/gluconolactonase/LRE family protein, producing MTTYEPALEVAVQAQATLGEGPTWDAAKSRLIWIDILGSRVNTYDPSTGRRTVMATEQHVGAAKPRATGGLVLNLRDGVALYDDEGADPATGFRWLHHDPTPGRRANDAAVAPDGSLWAGTMRYDEAPGGGTLSRLTGDGEATTVLDDVAVSNGTGWSPDGRLMYYIDSPTRRVDVFDVSADGRNVTNRRQLALIEEGAGFPDGLTVDADGCVWVALWDGGAVRRYTPAGTLDRTITLPTVRPTACAFGGPNLTDLYITTARVGLSDPHPMSGSLLVVPEAGKGVAQPAFAG
- a CDS encoding phosphotransferase family protein, which produces MLPVVETDEQWDAVVPDETVMRAGAAELCARLGLRGAPLTRFADGSQPVYAVGDELVLKLFPGAAAQDGRAEGRVLSYLRGRLPVPTPQVQDFGPYENGWQYVLMSRLPGVNLAHVWGHVPRAHRERLVTEIGEALAVLHALDPASLDDVLGPENWGAFLDGRRERAVEQQRGHGLSAAWLERIPDFLAANPLPRTPARSLLHTEVMQQHFLIDPDTWRLTGLFDFEPAMIGDRAYDFVGVGLFVTRGETDLLARLSRAYGHTFAPRQLLAYTLLHVYSNLPWYMRELHIPAEGTWEAVAEAWFGTE